Proteins from a genomic interval of Fimbriimonadales bacterium:
- a CDS encoding N-acetylmuramoyl-L-alanine amidase, whose translation MRCTLVVLLPWMVCTAYGDRLASVTLDFPSGESNFPAVRFGEECLLPLNATKRLGWKVKIEGESATVTSNGKSIKTGIRKLDKQNYLPVRTVIYSMGGSTEWNREKTKLRVFSILERIRVVKNAVSVECTLPSKARVFSLKNPNRVVMDFQNTRIDPKKPPKVIGNIRYGQFNPDTLRVVAEVDAQPSSIRVSSHGNAAKVEWKDAKVIISSPNRANSINSTNSTNSTNSTNSTNSPSDAEKPNETLEKVFLKLPIIESDDEKEFLIRLPYEGKLPAQPRIVREKPNVYRIEIQNGEWSEELPKVSLRSGILSQADFTNANGYQVMTFELTRPMTYTLSSQPGEIALRFVPPKNSEGSLFEKLVVIDPGHGGSDPGARHVSSEETLNEKEFNLEIAKLLTERLTQEGCAIILTRDDDYFVELYTRSAIANLNSAHFFISIHINSNTVANSRSGTTTYYHGDNQDSRLLAECIQSQIVAATGLPNLGAQSDTRVYANGFAVLRHLKVPGVLVEVAYINNDSDRELLKQKEFREKVAEGIVNGLRLYLGETKEKK comes from the coding sequence ATGAGATGCACGTTAGTCGTGCTGCTGCCATGGATGGTCTGCACCGCTTACGGTGACAGACTTGCCTCTGTCACGTTGGATTTTCCTTCCGGTGAATCGAATTTTCCTGCAGTTCGTTTCGGGGAAGAGTGTTTGTTACCGTTGAATGCAACGAAACGACTGGGATGGAAAGTGAAAATCGAAGGGGAATCGGCAACGGTTACATCGAATGGGAAAAGCATAAAAACGGGCATTAGAAAACTCGACAAGCAAAATTATCTACCGGTGCGTACTGTAATTTATTCCATGGGGGGCTCGACTGAATGGAATAGAGAAAAGACAAAACTTCGCGTGTTTTCGATACTGGAAAGGATTCGAGTAGTAAAGAACGCGGTTTCGGTCGAATGCACATTGCCATCGAAAGCGCGCGTATTTTCATTGAAAAATCCAAATCGTGTCGTGATGGATTTTCAAAACACCCGGATAGACCCAAAAAAACCGCCGAAAGTTATCGGAAATATTCGCTATGGTCAATTCAATCCCGATACGCTTCGAGTCGTTGCAGAAGTAGATGCTCAGCCTTCTTCGATTCGCGTTTCTTCTCACGGTAATGCTGCGAAAGTAGAATGGAAAGACGCTAAAGTGATAATTTCGTCACCGAATCGAGCGAATTCGATAAATTCTACAAATTCGACAAATTCGACAAACTCGACGAACTCGACTAATTCTCCGTCTGATGCGGAAAAACCGAATGAAACACTCGAAAAAGTATTTTTAAAATTGCCCATCATCGAATCGGATGACGAAAAAGAATTCCTCATTCGTTTGCCTTACGAAGGGAAATTGCCTGCGCAACCTCGAATTGTTCGAGAAAAACCGAACGTTTATCGCATAGAAATCCAAAACGGAGAATGGTCGGAAGAACTTCCGAAAGTTTCCCTGCGAAGCGGAATCCTGTCTCAGGCGGATTTCACGAACGCGAATGGTTATCAAGTGATGACTTTCGAATTGACGAGACCGATGACCTACACGCTTTCTTCACAGCCGGGTGAAATTGCACTTCGTTTCGTTCCTCCGAAGAATAGCGAAGGTTCTCTTTTCGAGAAACTGGTCGTTATAGATCCAGGGCATGGAGGAAGCGACCCAGGAGCACGTCATGTATCGAGCGAAGAAACGTTGAACGAAAAGGAATTCAATTTAGAGATTGCGAAATTGCTCACAGAACGTTTGACTCAGGAAGGCTGTGCAATCATCCTCACGCGCGATGACGATTATTTCGTCGAACTCTACACGCGCTCTGCTATCGCTAATTTGAATTCGGCACATTTTTTTATCAGCATTCATATCAATTCGAACACGGTAGCGAACAGTCGCTCCGGAACGACGACGTATTATCACGGGGATAATCAGGATTCGAGGTTATTGGCGGAATGCATCCAATCGCAAATTGTCGCTGCTACCGGACTGCCGAATTTAGGCGCCCAGAGCGATACCAGGGTCTATGCGAACGGCTTTGCGGTGCTTAGGCATTTGAAGGTGCCGGGCGTTCTCGTCGAAGTCGCGTATATTAACAATGATTCAGACCGAGAACTTTTGAAGCAGAAGGAATTTCGAGAAAAGGTCGCAGAAGGAATCGTAAATGGATTGAGGTTGTATCTCGGTGAAACGAAAGAAAAAAAATAA
- a CDS encoding phosphatase PAP2 family protein gives MRGDFDTALFYWINRGWEPLDGFFIFLSTGIRDWPLRVLLGVVFFAMLIIGSRSRAAAIQSAIAFPIANELSDIVKNFLNSPRPCTELLDCRLLVDYLSSPGAMSAHAAAMAAVATVMCYRLGRWGWIWIVIAFLVGVSRVYVGAHYPSQVLVGWMGGFLSGWVVIKVWDGVVYFIARKNSR, from the coding sequence ATGCGAGGGGATTTCGATACAGCGCTGTTTTACTGGATAAACAGAGGTTGGGAACCGCTCGATGGCTTTTTTATATTTTTGAGCACGGGAATTCGAGACTGGCCATTGAGGGTTTTGTTGGGCGTAGTCTTTTTCGCCATGCTGATTATCGGAAGTCGTTCTCGTGCTGCAGCGATACAAAGTGCGATTGCCTTTCCTATCGCCAACGAATTGAGCGATATCGTAAAAAACTTCCTTAACTCCCCTCGACCGTGTACGGAACTACTCGATTGCCGGTTGTTGGTGGATTATCTTTCGAGTCCGGGGGCTATGAGCGCGCATGCCGCGGCAATGGCTGCGGTTGCAACGGTGATGTGTTATCGCTTGGGAAGGTGGGGATGGATTTGGATTGTCATCGCATTTCTCGTAGGCGTGTCACGAGTTTATGTAGGTGCACATTATCCTTCGCAAGTTCTCGTCGGATGGATGGGGGGGTTCTTATCCGGATGGGTCGTGATAAAAGTTTGGGACGGGGTCGTGTATTTTATTGCGAGAAAAAATTCGAGATAA
- a CDS encoding M15 family metallopeptidase, which translates to MKNSDEGSYSESGIFQILMSPHAYLHRKVSPNEPVSELRKIKIIECGEPLVDFLEMCPEILWAKPVWNYTREHLLRLSVAERLCKAARNLPKGYRLAVVEGWRPLHIQRRMHLSAYLRWKERHPDWSPAQLKRFTNRFTAPIDKKVPPPHTTGGAVDVRLCDENGNELDMISPYKTGEPRAYPFDAKNLSKEARKNRRILKEVMESAGITNYPSEYWHYSYGDQGWAYRGGHPYAIYGLIEPPGYKPPQGEDVDEPLEFVR; encoded by the coding sequence ATGAAGAATTCCGATGAAGGGTCCTATTCGGAATCGGGTATTTTTCAAATCCTCATGTCGCCGCATGCGTATCTTCATAGGAAGGTTTCTCCGAACGAACCTGTTTCGGAATTGCGAAAAATCAAAATCATCGAATGCGGCGAACCTTTGGTAGATTTTTTAGAAATGTGTCCTGAAATTTTATGGGCGAAGCCCGTTTGGAATTACACGCGTGAGCATTTATTGAGGCTGAGCGTTGCCGAGCGTTTATGCAAGGCGGCTCGGAATTTGCCGAAAGGCTATCGCCTGGCAGTCGTCGAAGGATGGAGGCCGTTGCATATCCAAAGAAGAATGCATCTCTCTGCTTATCTGCGTTGGAAGGAAAGGCATCCCGATTGGAGCCCTGCACAACTCAAAAGGTTTACGAATCGCTTCACCGCTCCGATCGACAAAAAAGTTCCGCCCCCCCATACGACCGGCGGTGCAGTAGATGTTCGTTTGTGCGATGAAAACGGAAATGAACTCGACATGATTTCACCTTATAAGACCGGTGAACCTCGTGCATATCCTTTTGATGCAAAAAATCTTTCAAAGGAAGCGAGAAAGAACCGTCGGATACTAAAAGAAGTAATGGAATCTGCAGGAATCACGAATTATCCGAGCGAGTACTGGCATTATAGTTATGGAGACCAGGGATGGGCGTATCGTGGTGGTCACCCCTATGCAATTTACGGGCTCATCGAACCTCCCGGTTACAAGCCCCCCCAAGGCGAGGATGTAGATGAACCTTTGGAGTTCGTCCGGTAG
- the folK gene encoding 2-amino-4-hydroxy-6-hydroxymethyldihydropteridine diphosphokinase, giving the protein MNLWSSSGSMLAYLGLGSNLGHRVEALLRAMILLEENAGSIRRISRIYETAPLYVEEQPSFLNIVLELETSLAPKELLHAAKRIESQLGRKTRARFHEREIDIDMVAMTDSSGNIITYHDEELTLPHPLASERRFVLEPLAELAPHLQITDCMTVAKALEQVAVQSQDVRIFSSVEKAT; this is encoded by the coding sequence ATGAACCTTTGGAGTTCGTCCGGTAGTATGCTCGCTTATCTCGGATTGGGAAGTAATCTCGGGCACAGAGTAGAAGCCCTGCTTCGCGCAATGATTCTCCTCGAAGAAAATGCTGGTTCGATTCGTAGAATTTCGCGAATTTACGAAACCGCACCGCTTTATGTGGAAGAACAGCCGAGTTTTCTCAATATCGTTTTAGAACTCGAAACTTCGTTAGCACCTAAAGAACTTTTGCACGCCGCAAAGAGGATCGAAAGCCAACTCGGGCGCAAAACCAGAGCGCGGTTTCACGAGCGAGAAATCGACATAGACATGGTTGCGATGACGGATTCTTCGGGAAACATCATTACATATCATGATGAAGAACTGACCCTACCTCATCCCCTCGCAAGCGAACGGCGTTTCGTTTTAGAGCCGTTGGCTGAACTCGCTCCGCATTTACAAATTACCGACTGTATGACTGTGGCGAAGGCGCTCGAGCAAGTCGCTGTCCAATCGCAGGATGTGAGAATTTTTTCTTCCGTCGAGAAGGCTACCTGA
- a CDS encoding type II secretion system F family protein, which produces MPTKTFTYVALDKSGSRTTGVLEAPSESAARMQLQNMGLLVETLQEGKIESDKRGALSKHVVGPIIGKVSLEVLERFYSQLWSMYRAGVPLVQALDTLAASQTSGKMRHVVKDLRDFVLEGKKLSQGMEKYFEVFGPLQISLVKVGEKAGALENSFAQIRDYLRREIELRNAIKRYTFYPKIVVAFAILMPIFVNIIVSSIASARGGLAIPIFSLAGQWWFWYLVFIAGGIYIFFRWGIQYAPIKYFYDNILLALPYIGSTVHMLTMAKFSRAFSALYGGGVPIADAVVLSADACGNEVIRRKILPAARWLQEGKGIGASFEKTGAFTSIALQMTYTGERSGNIEAMMDSMAEQYEDEAAVRLQKSTQVITLAVYLLVAALVAYILIQFWTGYISKVTQAGDFE; this is translated from the coding sequence ATGCCGACGAAGACCTTTACATACGTTGCGCTCGATAAAAGTGGCTCACGAACGACTGGAGTCCTCGAAGCCCCGTCCGAAAGCGCTGCTCGAATGCAACTTCAGAACATGGGTTTGTTAGTCGAAACCCTTCAGGAAGGAAAAATCGAAAGCGATAAAAGAGGAGCCCTCTCGAAGCACGTCGTCGGTCCGATTATCGGAAAAGTTTCCCTCGAAGTGCTCGAGAGGTTTTATTCCCAACTTTGGTCAATGTATCGGGCAGGGGTTCCTTTAGTTCAAGCGTTGGACACGTTAGCGGCGAGTCAGACGAGCGGAAAAATGCGGCATGTCGTCAAAGATTTGCGCGATTTCGTTTTGGAAGGCAAAAAACTCTCTCAGGGGATGGAGAAATATTTCGAAGTGTTCGGTCCTCTTCAAATCAGTTTGGTGAAAGTCGGCGAAAAAGCAGGTGCTTTGGAAAATAGCTTCGCACAAATTCGAGATTATCTGCGCCGTGAAATCGAACTTAGAAATGCAATTAAGCGTTACACGTTTTATCCAAAAATCGTCGTGGCATTCGCGATATTGATGCCGATCTTCGTCAATATCATCGTATCCTCTATTGCTTCTGCCAGAGGTGGTCTGGCGATTCCTATTTTTTCGCTCGCCGGGCAATGGTGGTTTTGGTATTTGGTCTTCATAGCGGGGGGGATTTATATCTTTTTCCGGTGGGGGATTCAGTATGCACCGATTAAGTATTTCTACGACAACATCTTATTGGCGTTGCCTTACATCGGTTCTACGGTTCACATGCTCACGATGGCAAAATTCAGTCGAGCCTTTAGCGCTCTGTACGGAGGCGGGGTTCCGATTGCCGATGCCGTCGTTCTTTCCGCAGATGCATGTGGCAACGAGGTCATCCGCAGAAAAATCCTTCCTGCAGCGCGATGGCTGCAAGAAGGAAAAGGAATCGGAGCGAGTTTCGAAAAAACGGGTGCTTTCACTTCTATCGCTCTCCAAATGACCTATACAGGTGAACGAAGCGGAAACATAGAAGCGATGATGGACAGCATGGCGGAGCAATACGAAGACGAAGCGGCAGTTAGGCTTCAGAAGTCCACCCAAGTCATTACGCTCGCTGTGTATCTTCTCGTCGCTGCGCTGGTTGCTTACATCCTAATTCAATTTTGGACCGGCTACATTTCAAAGGTTACGCAAGCGGGGGATTTCGAATAA
- a CDS encoding J domain-containing protein yields MELPKTYYEILGISENATMEEIRRAYRLLIMKLHPDRAGKDFRMERFVQVQEAYKTLSNPVRRRHYDETLRHRRISHTRQETKRTQQETPKPRYQYERRDPGHAQKPPSDLSARVAEAAALFSQGKYERAESTARWILERDPRSAMSHAILGDIERFRGNLESALKHYAYAIQFAPRNITFQIRYEGLLRQVSTMENARQQTQSSRLVSPLFVVALVTFLANLYVGISREAPLLQAIPPIASWSLGLIIMMFLNGVSLGATLATSHVVDRWESIARASTGRWSQAATLGIVALVNFWFSAGLYLLLGFVQRSYTFSVSRLVSGVAILTLIYAFTAAFSPTLQPMQTLLWGGNVIYLGALCGWAVADAFR; encoded by the coding sequence GTGGAACTACCGAAAACCTATTACGAAATTCTCGGCATCAGCGAAAACGCGACGATGGAGGAAATTCGACGCGCTTATCGCCTATTAATCATGAAACTTCATCCGGATCGCGCAGGAAAAGACTTTCGTATGGAGCGATTCGTGCAAGTTCAAGAGGCGTATAAAACGCTTTCGAATCCTGTTCGAAGAAGGCATTACGATGAAACTCTTCGTCATCGGCGCATTTCGCATACGAGGCAAGAAACAAAAAGAACGCAACAAGAGACTCCGAAACCTCGATATCAATATGAAAGAAGAGACCCCGGTCATGCACAAAAACCTCCGAGCGATTTGTCCGCCCGTGTTGCGGAAGCGGCGGCTTTATTCTCGCAAGGAAAATACGAGCGTGCGGAATCCACTGCGCGTTGGATTTTAGAGCGCGACCCCCGTTCTGCGATGTCCCATGCGATTTTAGGAGATATAGAACGTTTTCGGGGAAATTTGGAAAGTGCGCTAAAACACTACGCCTATGCCATTCAGTTCGCACCTCGGAATATTACGTTTCAAATACGATACGAAGGGCTTCTTCGCCAAGTAAGTACGATGGAGAATGCGCGCCAGCAGACACAAAGTTCGAGGTTGGTATCTCCTTTGTTCGTGGTCGCTCTCGTTACGTTTTTAGCGAATTTGTATGTAGGAATATCCCGAGAAGCGCCTTTATTGCAAGCAATCCCCCCCATTGCTTCGTGGTCACTCGGTCTAATTATCATGATGTTTTTGAATGGTGTTTCCTTAGGAGCGACCCTTGCGACGAGTCATGTCGTTGACCGATGGGAAAGCATCGCGAGAGCGAGCACGGGGAGATGGAGCCAAGCGGCAACCTTGGGCATTGTGGCTTTGGTCAATTTTTGGTTTTCTGCTGGTTTGTATCTTTTGTTGGGCTTCGTTCAGCGTTCATACACCTTTAGCGTTAGTCGTTTGGTTTCCGGAGTCGCGATACTGACATTAATTTATGCATTCACAGCAGCCTTTTCGCCGACGTTGCAGCCGATGCAAACTTTGTTGTGGGGTGGAAACGTGATTTATTTGGGAGCCCTTTGCGGCTGGGCAGTTGCCGACGCTTTTCGGTAA